The DNA sequence CCGCACAAACTGACGAATTACAGCCTGACGCCGAGCGACGTCGTCGCGGCGATCCGGACCCACAACGTGCAGGTGTCCGCCGGCCAGTACGGCGGGACCCCGGCCGTGCCGGGGCAGCGGCTCAACGCCACCATCACCGTGCAGAACCTGCTGAAGACGCCGGAGGAGTTCGGCGCCATCCCGCTGCGCAACAACCCCGACGGTTCGGTGGTCCGGGTGCGCGACGTCGCCCGCGCGGAACTGGGGACCGAGTTCTCCCAGTTCAAGCTGGTTCACAACGACGGACACCCGGCGGCCGCGCTGGCCATCCGGCAGATGGCCGGGGCCAACGCGCTCGACACGGCCGACAACGTCAAGGCGACGATGCAGGAACTCTCGCGCTATTTCCCCGCCGGGATGAAGGTGGCGTACCCCAACGACACGACCCCCTTCATCCGCGTCGCCATCTCCGAGGTGGTCCGGACCCTGATCGAGGCCGTCATCCTGGTCTTTTTGGTCATGTACCTCTTCCTCGGGAACATGCGCGCCACCCTCATCCCCACGATCGCGGTCCCCGTGGTCATCCTGGGGACGTTCGGGGTGCTCTCGGCCTTCGGCTATTCGATCAACATGCTGACGATGTTCGCGATGATCCTGGCGATCGGGCTGTTGGTCGACGA is a window from the Acidobacteriota bacterium genome containing:
- a CDS encoding multidrug efflux RND transporter permease subunit, producing MARFFLDRPVFAWVIAIGMMLAGVIAINILPISQYPPIAPPSISIRGMYPGASAKTVEDTVVQVIEQKMTGLDRMIYMSSKSDSTGVAQIELTFSPGTDPDLAWAKVQNKLQLAMPSLPEMVQRQGLSVAKSTRNFLMIVALTCEDGSLDQNDLMDYAISQVQTSIARVPGVGEVEAFAAQYAMRIWLDPHKLTNYSLTPSDVVAAIRTHNVQVSAGQYGGTPAVPGQRLNATITVQNLLKTPEEFGAIPLRNNPDGSVVRVRDVARAELGTEFSQFKLVHNDGHPAAALAIRQMAGANALDTADNVKATMQELSRYFPAGMKVAYPNDTTPFIRVAISEVVRTLIEAVILVFLVMYLFLGNMRATLIPTIAVPVVILGTFGVLSAFGYSINMLTMFAMILAIGLLVD